The following proteins are encoded in a genomic region of Triticum dicoccoides isolate Atlit2015 ecotype Zavitan chromosome 1B, WEW_v2.0, whole genome shotgun sequence:
- the LOC119328507 gene encoding pentatricopeptide repeat-containing protein At1g09900-like: MASSASVAVLTALPFPTCPSSDDSDDAKPLPPPPASGETRPPPQHQQRPRWWQLERDCNVAMKALARAGEVDQVLALFTELRASRTGPGGAWPPSVLCYNTLVNALAQAGRVEEAHDAFDEMLAAGVAPNASSLNILVKLHSWRSARFDLAYEVIIRLQELGVEADVGTYSTLVTGLCRVGRVGEAWGVLEWMLEVGCRPMVQTYTPIVQGYCREGRVDEAKELMSTMENTGCPPNVVTYNVLIRALCDAARFDEVRQVLMDSRTKDWKPSTVTYNTFMNGLCKKGMAKEALEQLDVMLGEGLDPTDFTLSILLNCLCHDKRIHDAVCLLERSTSLKCYAGVVAYNTVMSRLGEMGHWMGVLKLLTDMIKRGVMPNTRTFNIVIRSLCFRRKFSIAKSLASNQGFAANVVTYNTLIYFVFYYSRKLSEVKDLIFDMTAERIAPDEVTYTIIVDGLCRDGFFDTATSYFLESLEIGLSRDLFAVLTNRLAHNGKIWETIHIFKGMEEKGLIPDNSIFDLTIRIFCRAGYCHDTDMFKLNFILDTMLGKQ, encoded by the coding sequence ATGGCCTCCTCCGCTTCCGTTGCGGTCCTCACCGCACTCCCCTTTCCCACTTGCCCCTCCTCCGACGACTCTGACGACGCCAAGCCCCTCCCGCCTCCACCCGCGTCGGGAGAAACCCGCCCTCCTCCGCAGCATCAACAGAGGCCGCGGTGGTGGCAGCTGGAGCGCGACTGCAACGTGGCCATGAAGGCCCTGGCGCGTGCGGGCGAAGTCGACCAGGTGCTCGCCCTCTTCACCGAGCTCAGGGCTTCCAGAACCGGCCCGGGTGGTGCCTGGCCGCCCAGTGTGCTCTGCTACAACACTCTCGTCAACGCGCTCGCACAAGCTGGCCGCGTGGAGGAGGCACACGACGCGTTCGACGAAATGCTTGCAGCAGGGGTGGCGCCCAATGCATCGTCCCTCAACATCCTTGTCAAGCTGCATTCGTGGAGATCTGCGCGGTTTGACCTCGCGTACGAGGTGATCATCCGGTTGCAAGAGCTCGGGGTGGAAGCTGACGTGGGCACTTACTCCACGCTTGTCACGGGGCTGTGCCGTGTGGGGAGAGTGGGCGAGGCATGGGGCGTGCTCGAGTGGATGCTGGAAGTGGGGTGCCGTCCCATGGTGCAAACTTATACGCCCATTGTACAGGGGTATTGCCGTGAAGGTCGTGTCGACGAGGCCAAGGAGCTGATGTCCACGATGGAAAATACTGGTTGTCCTCCCAATGTAGTCACCTACAATGTTCTGATCAGGGCTTTGTGTGATGCTGCCAGATTTGACGAAGTCAGGCAGGTTTTAATGGATAGTAGAACCAAGGATTGGAAACCCAGTACTGTCACCTACAACACATTTATGAATGGTCTCTGCAAGAAAGGTATGGCTAAGGAAGCACTTGAGCAGTTGGATGTTATGCTCGGCGAAGGGCTGGATCCCACAGATTTCACTTTGAGTATTCTTCTGAATTGCCTTTGCCATGACAAGAGGATTCATGATGCCGTATGCTTGCTGGAGAGGAGCACATCATTGAAATGCTATGCTGGTGTTGTTGCATACAACACTGTGATGAGCAGGTTAGGTGAAATGGGACATTGGATGGGTGTTCTAAAGTTGTTAACAGACATGATCAAGAGAGGTGTCATGCCAAACACGAGGACGTTCAACATTGTCATTCGTAGTCTTTGCTTTCGCCGAAAGTTCTCCATAGCCAAGAGCCTCGCAAGTAACCAAGGTTTTGCTGCAAATGTCGTGACATACAACACACTCATTTATTTTGTTTTTTACTACAGTCGAAAGCTCAGTGAGGTGAAGGACCTAATATTTGACATGACAGCAGAGAGGATTGCTCCAGATGAAGTTACCTACACTATAATCGTTGATGGATTATGCAGAGATGGATTTTTTGATACAGCCACTAGTTACTTTCTAGAATCGCTTGAGATTGGACTGTCAAGGGATCTTTTTGCTGTCCTTACAAACAGGCTTGCTCACAATGGCAAAATCTGGGAGACTATTCACATATTCAAGGGAATGGAAGAAAAAGGTTTAATCCCTGACAATTCTATATTTGACCTCACAATCAGAATATTCTGTAGGGCTGGTTATTGTCACGACACAGATATGTTTAAGCTTAACTTTATTCTGG